A stretch of the Sphingosinithalassobacter tenebrarum genome encodes the following:
- the mreC gene encoding rod shape-determining protein MreC, with protein MAPSRNRRPGFSRRAQYGLFLAYVGAVGGALIGAGLLLLSTFNPAAFGTVRGIFNEITTPISTFFGWAGRGITGIPGNVSDHFDVVGENQRLKKEIEDNATLVQRARTLNQENRRLRALLKLRDVTPEAVVAARLVNSSMSSTRRFATLNAGTWQGVAVGQPVREPDGLIGQVVATGPNNARVLLIVDPESLVPVRRTSDGLPAIAAGRGDGRLDIRSASITNVPFKAGDRFVTSGTGGIYPPNIPVASVVRDSRDTALAQPAANPNALDFALVQKSFLEPEVPATPTTAPPADGEAE; from the coding sequence GCCGTCACGCAACCGGCGCCCGGGATTTTCGCGGCGGGCGCAATATGGTCTCTTCCTGGCCTATGTCGGGGCGGTCGGCGGTGCGCTGATCGGAGCCGGGCTGCTGCTGCTTTCGACATTCAACCCGGCCGCCTTCGGGACGGTTCGCGGAATCTTCAACGAAATCACCACGCCCATCTCGACCTTCTTCGGCTGGGCCGGGCGCGGCATCACCGGAATTCCCGGCAATGTTTCCGATCATTTCGATGTCGTCGGCGAAAACCAGCGGCTGAAGAAGGAAATCGAGGACAATGCCACGCTGGTCCAGCGGGCCCGCACGCTGAACCAGGAAAATCGTCGCCTGCGCGCGCTGCTCAAGCTGCGCGATGTGACGCCCGAGGCAGTCGTCGCGGCACGGCTGGTCAATTCCTCCATGTCGAGCACGCGCCGCTTCGCGACGCTCAATGCCGGCACCTGGCAGGGCGTGGCGGTGGGGCAGCCGGTCCGCGAACCCGACGGCCTGATCGGACAGGTCGTGGCGACCGGCCCCAATAATGCGCGCGTGTTGCTGATCGTCGATCCAGAAAGCCTGGTGCCCGTGCGCCGCACCAGCGACGGGCTTCCCGCGATCGCCGCAGGGCGCGGCGACGGGCGGCTCGACATCCGCTCGGCCAGCATCACCAATGTCCCGTTCAAGGCGGGGGACCGTTTCGTCACTTCCGGCACCGGCGGCATCTATCCGCCCAATATCCCGGTGGCGAGCGTAGTGCGCGATTCGCGCGACACAGCGCTCGCGCAGCCTGCGGCCAATCCCAATGCGCTTGATTTCGCCCTGGTCCAGAAAAGCTTCCTGGAGCCAGAGGTGCCGGCAACCCCCACAACGGCACCGCCCGCCGACGGCGAAGCCGAGTGA